One part of the Thermodesulfovibrio sp. 3462-1 genome encodes these proteins:
- the selB gene encoding selenocysteine-specific translation elongation factor, with protein MKKVILGTAGHIDHGKSAIVKALTGIDPDRLKEEKERGITIDLGFANIRYPDLIVGIVDVPGHERLIKNMLAGVGGIDIVMLVVAADEGVMPQTKEHLAICDLLKIKSGLIALNKVDLVDEETIELAKEDVKEAVKGTFLENAQIIPVSAKTGYNIELLKEKIRQLALSVEEKSTGGIFRMPIDRVFTLKGFGTVVTGTVLSGKISVDSPVEILPARISSRIRGLQSHGEKLDEAYAGQRVGINLQGVSKEDLKRGDVVSIPQKLKLTTFLEVKIKLLKDVSPLKNGAPIHFYLTTSETVGRIKLFNKAEILPEEESFAYVKLQEPIVAMAQDKFIFRRFSPLETLGGGIVLDPDPPRKKREIQSEHLELLSSGSLSQKIEIKIKRKAFKGVSISELEGWINADLKEIKKAIDELLEKRKIIKAENQLFHIDVFNNFKSSLLNLLKEFHQTNPFKEGLPKEELKTKLSVDSELLMLLPYIEEISVEGNTVKLKSAQREEIDPVLEERIIRELQREFQPPLKEEIAQKLSISESKLSDILKIIVKKGKIVRINDSLYLPVESYNKMLELLKDFFSKKNEMTVSEFRNLLNTTRRYAIAYLEHLDSHKITLRIGEIRKMVKRG; from the coding sequence ATGAAAAAAGTAATTCTTGGCACAGCAGGACATATTGATCACGGTAAAAGTGCTATAGTAAAAGCATTAACTGGAATTGATCCTGACAGACTAAAAGAGGAAAAAGAAAGAGGTATAACAATTGATCTTGGTTTTGCAAACATAAGATATCCAGACCTGATTGTTGGCATAGTTGATGTACCAGGACATGAAAGACTCATCAAAAACATGCTTGCAGGAGTTGGTGGAATTGATATAGTAATGCTGGTAGTTGCTGCAGATGAAGGAGTTATGCCTCAGACAAAAGAACACCTGGCAATATGCGATTTGTTAAAAATAAAATCAGGATTGATTGCTCTGAATAAAGTAGATCTTGTTGATGAAGAAACAATAGAACTTGCAAAAGAAGATGTAAAGGAAGCTGTTAAAGGAACATTTCTTGAAAATGCTCAAATAATACCAGTTTCAGCTAAAACTGGATACAATATTGAGCTTTTAAAGGAAAAAATCAGACAACTCGCTTTATCAGTTGAAGAAAAATCAACTGGTGGAATATTCAGAATGCCCATTGACAGGGTTTTCACATTAAAGGGTTTTGGAACTGTTGTTACAGGAACAGTTCTTTCAGGAAAAATCTCTGTTGACTCCCCTGTAGAAATTCTTCCAGCAAGAATTAGTTCAAGGATAAGAGGACTTCAGAGTCATGGAGAAAAACTTGATGAAGCGTATGCCGGACAAAGAGTTGGAATAAATCTTCAGGGAGTATCAAAAGAAGACCTTAAAAGAGGAGATGTTGTCAGTATTCCTCAAAAACTTAAACTAACTACATTTCTGGAAGTAAAGATAAAGCTTTTAAAAGATGTAAGTCCCCTCAAAAACGGAGCCCCCATTCATTTTTATCTTACTACATCTGAAACTGTAGGCAGGATAAAGCTTTTCAACAAAGCTGAAATTTTACCTGAAGAAGAAAGCTTTGCTTATGTGAAGTTGCAGGAACCCATAGTGGCAATGGCTCAGGATAAATTTATTTTTCGAAGATTTTCTCCACTTGAAACTCTTGGTGGAGGAATTGTTCTTGATCCTGATCCACCAAGAAAAAAGAGAGAAATACAATCTGAGCATCTTGAATTGCTTTCCAGTGGCAGTCTTTCACAAAAGATAGAAATCAAGATTAAAAGGAAGGCATTTAAGGGGGTCTCAATATCTGAGCTTGAAGGCTGGATAAATGCAGATTTAAAAGAGATTAAAAAAGCCATAGATGAACTTCTTGAAAAACGAAAGATTATAAAGGCGGAAAATCAGCTTTTCCATATAGATGTTTTCAATAATTTCAAATCATCTCTATTAAATTTACTTAAAGAATTCCATCAAACCAATCCATTTAAGGAAGGTTTACCCAAGGAAGAGCTGAAAACAAAACTCTCTGTTGATTCTGAGCTTTTAATGCTTTTGCCCTATATTGAAGAAATTTCAGTGGAAGGCAACACAGTAAAGCTTAAGTCAGCCCAGAGGGAAGAGATTGATCCCGTGCTTGAGGAAAGAATAATAAGAGAACTTCAAAGAGAATTTCAACCTCCACTTAAAGAAGAGATTGCTCAAAAACTCTCAATCTCTGAATCAAAGTTATCAGACATATTGAAAATAATTGTTAAGAAAGGAAAGATAGTTCGAATAAATGACTCTTTGTATCTTCCAGTGGAAAGTTATAACAAAATGCTTGAACTGCTTAAAGATTTCTTTTCAAAAAAGAATGAGATGACAGTTTCTGAATTCAGAAATCTTCTTAATACAACAAGAAGATATGCTATAGCATATCTTGAGCATCTTGATTCCCATAAAATAACTCTAAGGATTGGAGAGATCAGGAAAATGGTTAAAAGAGGATAA
- the hisH gene encoding imidazole glycerol phosphate synthase subunit HisH has product MIAVVDYGMGNIRSVSRALEAVEAQVKITQNAEDIKNARAIVLPGVGAFRDCMENLSELGLLQTIKEEIVNGKPYLGICLGMQILFSESEEFGFCKGLDIFKGRVVRFNLPRQYKIPHMGWNVVKFKRKNKILEGIPDNSYFYFVHSYYVVPEDERIIAGVTDYGTDFTSMIIYENIFATQFHPEKSQKTGLTLLKNFVQFSR; this is encoded by the coding sequence ATGATAGCAGTTGTTGACTATGGAATGGGAAATATAAGAAGCGTTTCAAGGGCATTAGAGGCAGTGGAAGCTCAGGTAAAAATAACTCAGAATGCAGAGGATATTAAAAATGCCCGAGCTATTGTGCTTCCCGGAGTTGGAGCTTTCCGTGACTGCATGGAAAACCTTTCAGAATTGGGACTATTACAAACAATAAAAGAAGAAATTGTTAATGGTAAACCTTATCTTGGAATATGTCTGGGAATGCAGATACTTTTTAGTGAATCTGAAGAGTTCGGATTTTGCAAAGGGCTTGATATATTTAAAGGAAGGGTTGTAAGATTCAATCTTCCAAGACAATACAAAATCCCTCATATGGGATGGAATGTAGTTAAATTCAAAAGAAAAAACAAAATACTGGAAGGCATTCCTGATAATTCCTATTTTTATTTTGTTCACTCTTACTATGTTGTCCCAGAAGACGAAAGGATTATTGCTGGAGTTACAGATTATGGCACAGATTTTACATCAATGATAATTTATGAGAATATTTTTGCCACCCAGTTTCATCCTGAAAAATCACAGAAAACAGGACTTACACTTCTTAAAAACTTCGTTCAGTTCAGCAGATGA
- a CDS encoding DegQ family serine endoprotease, which yields MTRKKLALIILTFIIGCLSGITLFYLITTTRQSIPIYRDIAEPVKSFAEIVKAVSPSVVNISTTRTVQNPPTLEDLFEFLPPFGNSQGKKWKEMSMGSGVVVSTDGYILTNYHVIEQAEDIKVTLYDRRTFKATLVGADPKTDLAVIKINAKDLPVAPWGDSDKLQVGDFVLAIGNPYGLTHTVTMGIISATGRADVGIADYEDFIQTDAAINPGNSGGPLVNIKGEIIGINTAIFSKTGGYQGIGFAVPSNMARIIKDSLIKEGRVIRGWIGIMVQDLTAELAERFNLKEAYGVIITDVTKNSPAYKAGLRRGDIILEYDGKQITESAILRNLVAQSKIGSIVNLKIFRDSQIYTLPVTIAQIPSEQIQDTKILKKSTGKPENPFKGLSVIDLDPSMAKQIGVDLEDRGVVVYKIEPGSPAETTGLRKGDLIMEIERQRIVSASDFQKAIRRISRPDVLVLINRGGKKFYMILGS from the coding sequence ATGACAAGAAAAAAACTTGCTTTAATCATTTTAACTTTCATCATTGGATGTTTAAGTGGGATAACATTATTTTATCTCATAACCACAACAAGACAGTCTATCCCTATTTATAGAGATATTGCTGAGCCTGTTAAAAGCTTTGCTGAGATAGTAAAAGCAGTTTCTCCTTCAGTTGTAAACATCTCTACAACAAGGACTGTCCAGAATCCGCCAACACTTGAAGATCTTTTTGAATTCTTACCACCTTTTGGAAATTCTCAAGGTAAAAAATGGAAAGAAATGAGCATGGGCTCAGGAGTAGTTGTTTCAACTGATGGATACATCCTTACAAATTATCATGTTATTGAACAGGCAGAAGACATAAAAGTAACTCTCTATGATAGAAGAACATTTAAAGCCACTTTAGTTGGTGCTGATCCTAAAACCGATCTTGCAGTAATTAAAATAAATGCAAAGGATTTACCAGTTGCTCCATGGGGAGATAGTGACAAACTTCAGGTAGGAGATTTTGTCCTTGCCATTGGCAATCCCTATGGATTAACTCACACTGTTACAATGGGAATAATAAGCGCTACAGGAAGAGCAGATGTGGGAATAGCAGACTATGAAGACTTTATCCAAACAGACGCAGCAATTAATCCAGGCAATTCAGGAGGCCCACTTGTAAACATAAAAGGAGAAATTATAGGGATAAATACAGCAATATTTTCAAAAACTGGAGGATATCAGGGAATAGGATTTGCTGTTCCAAGTAATATGGCTCGTATAATAAAAGACAGTTTAATAAAGGAAGGCAGGGTAATAAGAGGCTGGATAGGAATAATGGTTCAGGACTTAACAGCTGAGCTTGCTGAGAGATTTAATTTAAAAGAAGCATATGGAGTTATCATTACAGATGTAACAAAAAATTCACCTGCTTACAAAGCAGGACTCCGCAGAGGTGACATAATTCTGGAATATGATGGCAAACAAATAACAGAAAGTGCTATACTTAGAAATCTTGTAGCTCAAAGTAAAATTGGCTCAATTGTGAATCTAAAAATTTTCAGAGATAGTCAGATTTATACACTACCAGTTACAATTGCTCAAATTCCTTCAGAACAGATTCAGGATACAAAAATTTTAAAAAAATCAACAGGAAAGCCTGAAAATCCCTTTAAAGGACTATCAGTAATTGACCTTGACCCATCAATGGCGAAACAGATTGGAGTAGATTTAGAAGACCGAGGAGTTGTTGTTTATAAAATTGAACCTGGCTCACCAGCTGAAACCACAGGACTTAGAAAGGGAGACTTAATAATGGAGATTGAAAGACAAAGAATAGTTTCTGCATCTGATTTTCAAAAGGCAATACGGAGAATCTCAAGACCTGATGTTCTTGTGCTGATAAACAGAGGCGGTAAAAAATTTTATATGATTCTGGGATCATGA